The sequence TTTCCCCATCCTCACCCGCCCCCGTATCGACGGCAAGCCTGGCTGAAGGCAAAGAGACTATGCACGGTATGGTATTACTGTTACATCTGCTCGGAGCCACCGTCTGGACCGGCGGGCATCTGGTGCTGGCCCTGAGCATATTGCCCAAAGCGCTGCGGGAAAACTCCGTCAGCCGCATTCAGGATTTCGAGCAGGCCTATGAAAAAATAGGCATTCCGGCACTGATCATTCAGGTGTTAACGGGCGTCTGGCTGGCCTGGAGCCTGATACCCCAGTGGAGCCTATGGCTGCAGGTGGATAACCCGTGGTCAGGCTTATCTGGTTCAAACTACTGTTGTTGCTGATTACTCTGCTGCTGGCGGCCGATGCCAGAATCAGGGTGATCCCAACGCTCAGCAGTAAGAATCTGCGCCAGCTGGCCTGGCATATTATCCCCGTAACACTCATCTCTGTGCTGTTTGTGGTGGTGGGTGTGAGCTTCCGAACCGGCTGGTGGTTTTAAACCTTTTCACCGCAGAGATGCAGAGCGCGCGGAGAAAAGCTGAGGTGAACGGGGCCTGTGACATTTTCATCGCGCAAGGGGTTTGAGGAGATTAACTTTCTGATCCTCAGCGCCTTTGCGCCTCAGCGAGATTAACCAAATAAAAGCCGGAAATCACGCCGAGGCGCAGAGGTCGCAAAGAAAAGCATAAACCGGCTCCTTCTTTCCTTTCGTACCATCAGTGTTTTCCGTGGTCAATTAAAGTGTTTTTTCACTGCTAAGTTCGCAGAGGGTTATTCCAGCGATTACCGGTGGTAAAAGTGGAGAGATCATTGCGTCTAACGCCCTGTTCGCGCATGACTTTAAGCACCTTACCGGCCACTAACTGGCGCAAATAGAAAGGCTGACTGACCACAAAATGGTGTATTGAATGGGTACGGCCAAAGTTAAAACAAAATAGCTGCAGGGGCATAAAATACCAGCGATCCAGAATCTGGGTCTGCTGAAGCAGGTTTTGCACATTGCCATAGTAATGCATATGGGAGGTGATCAGGTTTAAACAGGCGGAACGGATCACGTTGGGTACGATCAGCACCACCACCGCAAAGTTAATGCCTTCCATCAGCCAGAGTAAAGCATCCGGATAAGCTGCTGCACTGGTGCCTCCGGCTCCTGCGCTAATCCCTGCGAAGAGGGCGTCATAAGCGTGGAACAGCAAAAAGGTATACCAGATTAAAAAATACAGGGTCGCCAGAGGAAAGGTCGCCGCCAGCAGCTTTAGCATTGAAAAGTTGTCTGTCTCCCGGCGCAGAATCCCGTGGCGCAGACACAGCCCCAGCAGGCCATCAAACATGACGATAAAACGACTCAGGCCCCAGGTGATGCCATTGCCTACCAGGCGTTCTTCCAGATCCTTGGGGGTACCGGAGACTTTATGATGTAACAGATGCATACTGCGCCTGTACCATGGGTTAACGGTGTTCGGGCGCATCAACCAGGTCAGCAGCATCATGCCATGATAGATAATGGGCTGATGACGAAAATACTGACGATGGATCAGATCATGTTCGATTTCATGGGACAGGGATGCACAGAGCGCCGCCACAATGATGCAAGCCCAGGCAGGGATCCACTCCAGGTAATAAAGGACAGCGGCACCCAGCATACCCGCCAGTGCCACTAGCAGGATAGCCAGCCCGATAACACTCTGGTAGCGCAGTATGGGATAGCGCTTACGCCAGTACTGCTCTTCGCTGTGAATGGCCTGAATGATATGGCGGGCGCGTTGTTGCGGGGACAGGTCACCGGATGGACTGCTGACTGACATAGGGCTCCTCTTCAAATAAGTAAGCCTAACAAATTTTGCCTGCCGCTGCGTTGTGGGAATGTAATCTGAACTCGATCAGGTCAAGCCCTGGCGGGCTGGGTGGACAGTCCGGCTAATCCCTTTGCCTCTGGTATCAAAGTGGTATCAAACAGACTACAAAAAACGAAAACTTGGGAAGTCTTCCGCGCAGAAATACGGAACACCTCCTGAGATTAATGTAGTGGTCAACAAAACCGGGACACCTTTTTAGCTAATTTTTCTGCTTTCGGCCTTCCTTGTTCAAACAGTGAGTTTTTTTGCTCCTGTAGCGCGCCTGCACAGGGGCAAACTCACTCTTTTGTGTGTTCACCAGGCTGGTTTTTGGACTGGCGCATTTCAGATGAGGATAATTGTCCTATAGTCATAGTTGGGTCAGCTATGGAGTCTGTAGATGGGACAAGCCCTTAATAAAGACCATTTTTCTCCTGCCGAGCATACGGAGTACCGTAAACGTATTCAGCAACAGCTTGGTGAACTGAAAACCGTGCTCGAGCAGCCGGGCTTTTCTGACGGCCCGGCCAGTATCGGTGCTGAGCTCGAGCTCTATATCACCGACAAACAAGGGTTGCCGGCACCGCTTAATGAACAGTTACTGGAGTTAATGCAGCATCCGCTGCTTACCGAGGAGCTGAACCGGTTTAATCTGGAAATTAATCTATCGCCTGTTTCAGCTGCAGGCACGCCTTTTCAGGCACTGCAATCCGAACTCTTGCCGATCCTCAGTAAGCTTAAACAAAAAGCGGCATCGGTGGATTCAGAGATCGTTGCCATAGGGATCCTGCCCACACTTGACAGTACCCATCTGCAACGCGACTTTATGACAGACCGGGCCCGTTACCGCGCCCTGACCAATGAGTTAGCTGCGTTAAGAGGCGAACCTTTTCTGGTTGATATCAATGGCCAGGACTCGCTTAAAATGGGCTGTGATGAAGTCACCCTGGAGGGCGCCAACACCTCTTTTCAGGTTCATTTGAAAGTACCGGCAGAGGCATTCGCCCGCTATTATAATGCAGCTCAACTGAGCACGCCTTTGGTACTGGCAGTGGCGGGAAACTCGCCGACTTTTCTCGGCCAGCGCTTATGGCAGGAAACCCGTATCGCGCTGTTTAAGCAATCCATTGACGCCCGCCATCCGGGACTGACACAGTGGCGCCAACCTGCTCGGGTAACGTTCGGTCATGGCTGGCTGAGAGACAGTGCCTGGGAACTGTTTGCAGAAAATGTGGCGCTGTACCGCCCTCTATTGCCCTATTTGTCAGAAGAAAACACGCCTTTTGCCGAGCTTTGTCTGCATCAGGGCACGGTATGGTCATGGAACCGACCGGTATTTGAACCCAGGCACGGCGGGCATTTGCGCATAGAGTATCGCACATTACCAGCCGGCCCCAGTGTGGTGGATATGATGGCCAATGCCGCGTTAGCCATAGGGCTCACTATTGCTCTGGCTGATGAAATACCGCAGCTGTTACCAAAAATCCCCTTTCCCTATGCTGAATTTAATTTCTACCGGGCGGCACAAAAAGGCCTGGACGCGAATATATTGTGGCCACAATCACCACAGCATAGCCTGAGGGAAAGTGCTGTTGTTGATGTGATAGGTAAACTCCTGCCTGCGGCTGCCAGGGGCCTGCAAGTACTTAACGTAGATAGCAGTGAAATCGATCGTTTGATGAGCGTCATTGAGCAACGGCTTAGCCGCAAGATAACCGGTGCCTCCTGGCAACTTGAGTGTCTTCAAAGCCACCTTAGTTCCTGTGATAAACAAAAGGCATTGCACAGAATGTTAAGCGACTATAAGGAACGCTGTGCCAGCGGCCAACCTGTTTCACAGTGGAGGTAGCGCAATGAGTGGCCTGAGATTACATCAGATTTATCCGCCTTTTGACTGGTGCAAAGAATCAACCCTGAGTGGCTTTTTACACACACTTCCCGGCCCTGCCGTTTTGCATATCCCCGGTAAAAACACTGCTATTACCAGGGTTGTGGTGACCTTACTGCATGGCAATGAACCCTCCGGGCTTAACGCCATTCACAGGATCTTAAGCGAAGGTTACGAGCCCCGGGTTAATATAAAAGTGATCATTGCCTCTGTGGTTGCGGCGAAAACCGAACCGGTTTTCAGTCACCGTATGTTGCCAGGCCAACGGGATCTGAACCGTTGCTTCAGCGCTGGAGAAAAAGACTTACAAAGTGAGATAGCCATGGCAATCAAGGAACAAATAATCCGGATGACACCAGAGTCAGTGGTTGATTTGCATAACACCTCAGGCAGTGGGCCTGCTTTTTGTGTCAGTACACAATCGCAGGAACAACACATTGCACTGGCCTCCCATTTCAGCCACCGGATGATCCTCACCGATATTATTTTGGGGTCTCTTATGGAGCAGAAACTGGGCTGCCCTGTCATCACAGTGGAGTCCGGTGGTGCCCAGGATGATGTAGCCGATGAGGTTGCCTATAACGGTTTGCTCTCTTTTATGGACGCAGAGAATGCTTTTTACCGCAAACAACATGTGGAGCTGCTGAATTTGCCTAGAAGAGTCGAACTGGCAAAGGATCGCAGCATTGCCTATGCCGATTCAGCACAGCCGGATAAAGATATTACTCTTCGCCGCGACATTGAAAAATACAACTTTGGTGAGACGCCTCAGGACACCTGTCTGGGATGGATTAAGGAGAATAGCCTTGATGCACTGAAACTGGATCGCCACCCGCATAGGCTAGAGCAATGGTTTTATCTCAACGACCACTGCCTGATGACTAAGCGCCCACTGAGACTCTTTATGGTGACAACCAATGCGACAATCGCAGCATCAGACTGCCTTTTTTACGTTGTCGATAACTGAAGCCTGATAGACGGCATGCGTGTATCAATCTGAAACAATTTCTGCTGATTTATTGAGCACCCCGAAAAGAAATTTTTACTGTCTCAGAACACCTGTTATACCGGCTGGATTACGCCAGAAGCCGGGTATCCCCGGGCTAAGAGCCCGCGTCATCTGCTCAGGATATTATCCCGATAACATTTAACTCCGCGCTGTTTTCTGTGCTTTTTCTGAGCGCGACCCTGTTTGTTTAGCCAAAAAAATACCTCAAAAATCACTTCTGCCGGTATACAACTGCAATTTTTGTATTTAAATGCTTGAAAAGGGCGAATTCAGTCAGGTTTTTCTGTTTTTTGTAAGCAGGGGAAAGGCTGTTTTTAAAGGCTTTGCAAGGAGTTATGAGTAATAATATTTACTTTGCTTCTGCAAACGTAGACAAGAGCTATTTTCGGGTATATGCTCCGCAAAAAATCAGCCGTAATGTTTATAATTTAACCATCAGTAAGAAGAAGGGTCAGCCATGTTATACGATAACAATCTCGTTACCGAATGCCCGATCAGACAAATGATCAGGGATTTTTATCGCATCGATGAAAACTTGGCTGTTGACCATATATTACCCGATGCTGAAGTGAATATGAGTGCCCGCAGTCGCGCCTGGGAGCGGGCCCGCAAAATGGTGTTGCAGATTCGCAGTGAACAGCGCGGGAGCAGCGGCATTGACGCACTGCTGGAAGAGTATTCCCTGTCCAGTGATGAAGGTGTGGTGCTGATGTGTCTGGCCGAAGCCTTATTGCGGGTACCCGACAAGAAAACTCAGGATGAACTGATCCGTGACAAACTGTCAAAAGGTCGCTGGAGTAGCCACCTGGGCAGCAGTGACTCGCTGTTTGTTAATGCCTCTTCATGGGGCCTGCTACTGACTGGTAGCATGGTCAGCTATGCCGATCATCGCCGCGCCGATCATTTTGGTTTGCTGAAACGCACCCTTGGCAGAGTCGGTGAGCCGGTCATTCGCAAGTCTATGAATATTGCCATGAAGATCATGGGCAGGCAGTTTGTAATGGGAGAGACCATCGAAGATGCGGTGGAACGCGCCCAGAACAAAGAAAAAATCGGTTATGTGTATTCCTACGACATGCTCGGCGAAGGGGCCCGCACGATGCGTGATGCCAAGCGTTATTATGATGCCTACGCTCACGCCATTGAAGTAATTGGCCGTGCCGCCGGTGGCAGAGGGCCACGGCGTAGTCCCGGCATTTCGGTTAAGCTGTCGGCCATTCATCCGCGTTATGAATTTACCCACAGAGAGCGGGTGATGGCAGAGATCCCGCCAAGACTCAAAGCCCTGTGTCTATTAGCGAAAAAGCATGACATCGGACTTACCGTTGACGCCGAGGAATCTGAACGTCTGGATATCTCCCTGGATATCATTGAAGCGGTATTTACCGATCCGGAGCTGGAAAACTGGACCGGCTTCGGTATGGCCGTGCAGTCCTACCAAAAGCGGGCCATGTACGTTATTGACTGGCTGCGCGATCTGACTCAGCGAGCCGGGCGCAAAATGATGGTGAGGCTGGTCAAAGGGGCCTACTGGGATACAGAAATTAAAAACGCCCAGAAAGACGGACTGGAGCATTTTCCGGTATTCACCCGCAAGTCATCTACAGATGTGTCATATCATGCCTGCGCCAACCGCCTGCTGGATTACCGTGACACCATCTATCCGCAGTTTGCCACGCACAACGCCTATACCGCGTCAGTTATCATTGAGCTGGCCGGTGACGATAAAGAAGGGTTTGAATTCCAGTGCCTGCATGGCATGGGTGACTCTTTGTATGATCAGATCGTCAGAACCGATCATATCCAGTGTCGTGTTTATGCGCCGGTGGGCCAGCATGAAGAGTTGCTGGCGTATCTGGTGCGCCGTTTGCTCGAAAACGGTGCCAACTCGTCTTTTGTTAATGCCATTGTGGATGACAGTAAGCCAGTGGAATCTCTGCTTGAAGATCCGGTGGAGAAAACCCAGCGACTGAAACGCAAATACAATGAACAGATCCAAAAGCCCATCGCCCTGTTTGGCGATGAGCGGGATAACTCTAAAGGGCTGGACGTCACCGACATCAATGCCCTGAGCCCGCTGAAAATTACGCTGGATCGCTGGATAACCGAAAACAGCTTTAGCGAAGCCGACATACCCGACGGCCATTACGCCGTGCGCAACCCGGCCAATCGCGACGAGATTATCGGTTATCATCAGTATGATACTAAGCAAAGCATGCTGGAAAAGCTGGAAACGGCGCACAGCCATTTCCAGAGCTGGTCGCAAAAGTCCATGTCGGAACGTGCCGATATGCTGCGTCGTATTGCCGACATTCTGGAAAGGCATAGCGATGAACTGATCGCCATTTGTATCAAAGAAGCAGGCAAAACCCTCAAGGACAGCGTTGACGAAGTGCGTGAAGCGGTGGATTTCTGCCGTTATTATGCTGCCCGTGGCGAGCTGCTTGCCGAGGATGAGCGTCTGTCTCCCCGTGGAGTGGTGCTGTGTATCAGCCCATGGAACTTCCCTCTGGCCATCTTCCTTGGCCAGGTGGTCGCCGCACTGGTGACCGGGAATACGGTGGTGGCCAAACCCGCCGAGCAAACCAGCCTGATCGCCAAGCGTACGATTACTCTGATGGAATCCGTTGGCTTACCTCCGGGTGTGGTCGTTAGCGTCATTGCTGAAGGTCCTTTAGTTGGCAATACCTTACTGCCGGATGAGCGTATCAAGGCAGTCATGTTCACCGGCTCCACTCAGACCGGCTCTTTGATTGCCCGCAGTCTGGCAGCAAGGCATGGGGAACAGGTGCCACTGATCGCCGAAACAGGCGGTCAGAATTGCATGATTGTCGACTCCACGGCGTTGCCTGAGCAGGTGGTGGACGATGTTATCGCATCGGGTTTTCAGAGCACAGGTCAGCGCTGTTCTGCACTCAGGGTGTTGTTCCTGCAGGAAGATATCGCCGACCAGGTGATTACTATGCTCAAAGGGGCGCTGGCGGAATTGTCATTGGGTGACCCGGCATACCTGTCAACGGATGTTGGCCCGGTGATTGATAACAAGGCACTGGCAAACCTGAGCGCTCACGTTGATGCCATGCAGGGCAAAGCAGAGCTGTTGTTTGAGAGCAGCATTCCGGACAGTTGCGCAAAGGGAACCTACTTTGCCCCGCGTCTGTATGAGATTAAAGACATCGACGTGCTGCAAAAAGAGGTGTTCGGCCCTTGTGTGCATATTGTGCGTTATAAGGCGTCAGAGCTTAACGGGGTGATGGACAAAATCAATTCCACCGGGTATGGCTTAACCATGGGCATTCACTCACGCATTGATGAACGGGCCATTGAACTGGCCAGACTGGCGCGTGTCGGTAATGTTTATATCAACCGCAATATGATTGGTGCGGTGGTTGGCGTGCAGCCTTTCGGCGGGCGCAACTTATCCGGTACCGGCCCTAAAGCCGGCGGGCCTAACTATCTGCCCCGCCTGATGCTGGAAAAAGCCACACCTAAGCCGCCCAAAGAGGCCACGGGTAATGAGGTGGACGAGGCTCTGGAGAGTAATGACAGTGACCGTCAGGAAGCCCGGGAGGTGATGGACAATGCCGTGGCGGCCGAACAGCAATGGCGGTTAATGGACTTAAACACGCGAACATCTTCGGTGCGTCAGCTACTGGCAAAAATCGCCAAAGTCGATATTGTCGAAGAGCTGGCCGATGACTTAAACAGCACGCTGGCGGTTGCGCGCGCGCAGTTGTTCGCCATTGAAAAGCGTCTGAAAAAGCCAAAGGTACTGCCGGGGCCAACCGGTGAATCCAACGTGCTGTATCTGGAGCCCCGTGGGGTGCTGGTGTGTTTTGCCGACAAAGACGTGACCTTTGAATACTGGACGTTGTCTATCGTAACCGCACTGGCCACAGGGAATACGGTGATTTCGGTGGTATCTGATGTGTTTTACGAGGAAGCACTGGCGTTTCGTGACAAGTTTATGGCCACCGGTGCACCACACGGGGTGTTTCAGGTAGTGCATTTGCGCCACTTACAGGCGTTGCTTGAAGAGCCCAAACTGGCCGGGGTGGTCATTGACAGTAACAGCGAACGTAGCGCCTATATTGCCAACCTGCTGGCCCGTCGCGAAGGGGCAATTCTGCCGGTGATCACCGCAGAATATAACGATAACCTGATCCAGCGTGTGTTATGCGAAAAAACCATCAGTATCGATACCACTGCCTCAGGGGGGAATACCTCACTGATGACCCTGGTCGAAGATGAAGAGTTGCTTTACTGATGACAGCGTCAGGACACTTGTAAAAAAATAGCCCCGCTTTTGCAGATAATGCCAGTCAGTTGAGCTGACTGGCATTTTTTATGCGTCTTCAAACTTTCCAGTAAAGCAGATAGTTTTGCTGTCCCTGCAGGTATGACACACCGTCCCTGGTGTGCCAGTAACTTTTCTTTGCTCGTGCAAAGAAAAGTAACCAAAAGAAAGCACGCCCCTAACGCCACACAAAGTCCTGCCATGGCTTGGTAAAAGCCGGTCGCGGAGATTCACGTCCCTGTTCAGTCTCCGCTTAATTTTCATCCCTGAAAATTATCTGCCTTTTACACATCGCCCTGTCCGGACGTGGCGTTTTTAGGGGGAATAAGAGGCGGCTTCGCCGCCTTAACCGCGAATACAGCTTCCCGTTGCAGAAGCTGGCTTACCGCACTGGCGAACAGGGACGTTCGCCAGAGGCCGCCACCCTTACATGGATGTTACCTAAGGCCGGTGCGTTCAGTAAGCCTGCTTCGGAAACGGAATCAGAAGCTGTCCTGAGCGAGGGACTTTTGGGTTACCTTTGTGTCCTTACAAAGGTAACTGGCTCGAAGGGACGAGAGACATAAAAGACAGGGAGGTCGATGTTTCTCTATACCTCAATCTATGCAGTCTAATATCCTTAACTGACATACATTACCCGCTTTTGCGGGGCTATTTAGTATGGTTTATCAGGCCTTCTGGTGAGACACATCAATCAGTTCGACGGTGCCGTCTTCGCGTACTTCGGCTATCTGGCCGCGGGGTTCATCCATAAAAATCAGGGTGAACAGGCCTACCAGCGCAGTGGCAGCGATGACATAGAAGAAGGTGTGATAATCCACAAATGACAGAATCGTCAGAAAGGTTACCGCCCCCACATTACCGTAAGCCCCTGTCATACCGGCAATCTGGCCGGTCATACGACGCTTAATCAGCGGCACCACCGCAAATACTGCGCCTTCACCGGATTGCACAAAGAAAGAGCAGCCCATGGCAATGGCTACCGCCAGCCATAATGGCCACTGGCCGTCCACCATGCCCATTAATGCATAACCTGCTGCCAGGCCCGCGGTGAGGATCATCAGCGTGGGCTTGCGGCCGAATTTATCTGAAATCCAGCCACCTGCAGGACGTGACATCAGGTTCATAAAGGCATAGGCCCCGGCGACCAGCCCGGCTAAGACGGGGTCGAGGCTGAAGGTTTCGGCAAAAAACAGTGGCAGCATGGAGACCACTGCCAGCTCTGAGCCGAAATTAGTGAAGTACAGAATATCCAGCACGGCCACCTGTTTAAAACTGTATTTATGCAGCTCCGGCACTTTCTCGGTAAACACCTGTTTGTTCACCTGCCAGACTTTAGCCACTTCGAGCAGGTAGAGCAGGCCCAGCCCGAGATAGATAAAGTTCACTACCTGCTGGCTGAGCATATCCACACCGCTTGGCGAGAGTTTCCAGGCCAGCAGAGCAATGGCGGCATACATGGGCAGTTTCATAATCAGCAGAAAGAAGAAATCCGGCACGGAAGTCACTTCCATGGCCCCGAGGTTTTTCGGCCGGAAATAGGTTGAACCCTTGGGGGTGTTAGACACATTGGCATAATAAACAAAGGCAAACAGCAGGCTGATCACACCGGTAATGCCAATGGCCCAGCGCCAGCCGTCTTCGCCACCAAACAGTACCGCAATGGTTGGCAGGGTAAAGGCAGCGGCAGCGGAGCCAAAGTTACCCCAGCCACCGTAGATGCCCTCAGCTGTACCCAGCTCATTGTGAGGAAACCACTCAGATACCATGCGGATACCAATCACGAATCCGGCACCGATAAAACCCAGCAAAAAGCGCGCTATGGCGGCCTGTATAAAGCTGTCGGCCAGGGCAAACATAAAGCAGGGAATTGAGCAGATAGCCAGCAGCGCTGAGTACACCAGCCTGGGGCCGTATTTATC comes from Lacimicrobium alkaliphilum and encodes:
- a CDS encoding succinylglutamate desuccinylase/aspartoacylase domain-containing protein; protein product: MSGLRLHQIYPPFDWCKESTLSGFLHTLPGPAVLHIPGKNTAITRVVVTLLHGNEPSGLNAIHRILSEGYEPRVNIKVIIASVVAAKTEPVFSHRMLPGQRDLNRCFSAGEKDLQSEIAMAIKEQIIRMTPESVVDLHNTSGSGPAFCVSTQSQEQHIALASHFSHRMILTDIILGSLMEQKLGCPVITVESGGAQDDVADEVAYNGLLSFMDAENAFYRKQHVELLNLPRRVELAKDRSIAYADSAQPDKDITLRRDIEKYNFGETPQDTCLGWIKENSLDALKLDRHPHRLEQWFYLNDHCLMTKRPLRLFMVTTNATIAASDCLFYVVDN
- a CDS encoding NarK family nitrate/nitrite MFS transporter, coding for MATEKFNLLSFTGKMKVLHLSWMAFFISFLVWFNFAPMLQAVKESLGLTSDEIKTLLILNVALTIPARVIIGMLTDKYGPRLVYSALLAICSIPCFMFALADSFIQAAIARFLLGFIGAGFVIGIRMVSEWFPHNELGTAEGIYGGWGNFGSAAAAFTLPTIAVLFGGEDGWRWAIGITGVISLLFAFVYYANVSNTPKGSTYFRPKNLGAMEVTSVPDFFFLLIMKLPMYAAIALLAWKLSPSGVDMLSQQVVNFIYLGLGLLYLLEVAKVWQVNKQVFTEKVPELHKYSFKQVAVLDILYFTNFGSELAVVSMLPLFFAETFSLDPVLAGLVAGAYAFMNLMSRPAGGWISDKFGRKPTLMILTAGLAAGYALMGMVDGQWPLWLAVAIAMGCSFFVQSGEGAVFAVVPLIKRRMTGQIAGMTGAYGNVGAVTFLTILSFVDYHTFFYVIAATALVGLFTLIFMDEPRGQIAEVREDGTVELIDVSHQKA
- a CDS encoding fatty acid desaturase; protein product: MSVSSPSGDLSPQQRARHIIQAIHSEEQYWRKRYPILRYQSVIGLAILLVALAGMLGAAVLYYLEWIPAWACIIVAALCASLSHEIEHDLIHRQYFRHQPIIYHGMMLLTWLMRPNTVNPWYRRSMHLLHHKVSGTPKDLEERLVGNGITWGLSRFIVMFDGLLGLCLRHGILRRETDNFSMLKLLAATFPLATLYFLIWYTFLLFHAYDALFAGISAGAGGTSAAAYPDALLWLMEGINFAVVVLIVPNVIRSACLNLITSHMHYYGNVQNLLQQTQILDRWYFMPLQLFCFNFGRTHSIHHFVVSQPFYLRQLVAGKVLKVMREQGVRRNDLSTFTTGNRWNNPLRT
- the putA gene encoding bifunctional proline dehydrogenase/L-glutamate gamma-semialdehyde dehydrogenase PutA; the encoded protein is MLYDNNLVTECPIRQMIRDFYRIDENLAVDHILPDAEVNMSARSRAWERARKMVLQIRSEQRGSSGIDALLEEYSLSSDEGVVLMCLAEALLRVPDKKTQDELIRDKLSKGRWSSHLGSSDSLFVNASSWGLLLTGSMVSYADHRRADHFGLLKRTLGRVGEPVIRKSMNIAMKIMGRQFVMGETIEDAVERAQNKEKIGYVYSYDMLGEGARTMRDAKRYYDAYAHAIEVIGRAAGGRGPRRSPGISVKLSAIHPRYEFTHRERVMAEIPPRLKALCLLAKKHDIGLTVDAEESERLDISLDIIEAVFTDPELENWTGFGMAVQSYQKRAMYVIDWLRDLTQRAGRKMMVRLVKGAYWDTEIKNAQKDGLEHFPVFTRKSSTDVSYHACANRLLDYRDTIYPQFATHNAYTASVIIELAGDDKEGFEFQCLHGMGDSLYDQIVRTDHIQCRVYAPVGQHEELLAYLVRRLLENGANSSFVNAIVDDSKPVESLLEDPVEKTQRLKRKYNEQIQKPIALFGDERDNSKGLDVTDINALSPLKITLDRWITENSFSEADIPDGHYAVRNPANRDEIIGYHQYDTKQSMLEKLETAHSHFQSWSQKSMSERADMLRRIADILERHSDELIAICIKEAGKTLKDSVDEVREAVDFCRYYAARGELLAEDERLSPRGVVLCISPWNFPLAIFLGQVVAALVTGNTVVAKPAEQTSLIAKRTITLMESVGLPPGVVVSVIAEGPLVGNTLLPDERIKAVMFTGSTQTGSLIARSLAARHGEQVPLIAETGGQNCMIVDSTALPEQVVDDVIASGFQSTGQRCSALRVLFLQEDIADQVITMLKGALAELSLGDPAYLSTDVGPVIDNKALANLSAHVDAMQGKAELLFESSIPDSCAKGTYFAPRLYEIKDIDVLQKEVFGPCVHIVRYKASELNGVMDKINSTGYGLTMGIHSRIDERAIELARLARVGNVYINRNMIGAVVGVQPFGGRNLSGTGPKAGGPNYLPRLMLEKATPKPPKEATGNEVDEALESNDSDRQEAREVMDNAVAAEQQWRLMDLNTRTSSVRQLLAKIAKVDIVEELADDLNSTLAVARAQLFAIEKRLKKPKVLPGPTGESNVLYLEPRGVLVCFADKDVTFEYWTLSIVTALATGNTVISVVSDVFYEEALAFRDKFMATGAPHGVFQVVHLRHLQALLEEPKLAGVVIDSNSERSAYIANLLARREGAILPVITAEYNDNLIQRVLCEKTISIDTTASGGNTSLMTLVEDEELLY